The following are from one region of the Nitrospirota bacterium genome:
- the lspA gene encoding signal peptidase II, with product MKHLNIKDSLKRNGLFISAVSLTVVVLDQVTKHLIEAYVRPYEAIKILPVLQIVNVKNKGAAFSLFSSLGNDLFIIISVIAITFIAIYIIKLTQRSEIFLLSLVLGGALGNFIDRLTLGHVVDFIDFHIGNLHWPAFNIADSALSIGLLLYIAINLWPRRMSPLLAPRRCK from the coding sequence ATGAAACATTTAAATATCAAGGATTCACTGAAGCGAAACGGGCTTTTCATATCTGCGGTTTCCCTGACAGTGGTGGTTTTGGATCAGGTAACGAAACATCTCATTGAAGCATATGTAAGACCCTACGAGGCAATTAAAATACTGCCTGTGCTTCAGATTGTAAATGTAAAAAACAAAGGCGCTGCCTTTAGCCTCTTTTCAAGCCTCGGCAATGACCTGTTTATAATTATCTCTGTCATCGCAATAACTTTTATAGCCATCTACATCATTAAGTTAACACAGAGATCGGAGATTTTTCTTCTTTCCTTAGTCCTCGGAGGGGCTTTAGGAAATTTCATAGACAGGCTTACACTCGGCCATGTTGTTGATTTTATTGACTTCCACATCGGGAATCTCCACTGGCCTGCATTTAACATTGCTGATTCAGCCCTCAGCATCGGACTTCTATTATACATCGCCATCAATTTATGGCCCAGGCGTATGAGCCCCTTACTTGCACCCCGGAGGTGCAAGTAA
- the tsaD gene encoding tRNA (adenosine(37)-N6)-threonylcarbamoyltransferase complex transferase subunit TsaD produces the protein MFILGIDTSCDDTSASIVEDGHKIFSNVVSSQSEIHKKYGGIVPELASRRHIEMIWPVVDEAIKGAGMGIEDISAIAVCHGPGLIGSLLIGVSFAKAVAYAKSLRLVAVNHLEGHIFTAMLSEQRPEFPFLSLIVSGGHTVLYRVDGFGIYRELGRTRDDAAGEAYDKVAKLLGLGYPGGPIIDSLSVKGDGNAIPFPRAYLPGSLDFSFSGLKTAVLNHLKENPGSRKEDIAASFQAAVVEVLIEKTIDTAKRESMKRVALSGGVSANSALRAAMKQRGSEEGIEVYLPLPEFCTDNAAMIAAAGYYHFVNEKFATFDLNPRAYLPL, from the coding sequence ATGTTTATCCTCGGCATAGATACATCCTGTGATGACACATCGGCTTCGATAGTCGAAGATGGCCATAAAATTTTCTCTAACGTTGTATCAAGTCAAAGCGAAATTCATAAAAAATACGGTGGCATTGTCCCTGAGCTTGCATCAAGGCGTCATATAGAAATGATATGGCCTGTTGTTGATGAGGCTATAAAAGGAGCCGGCATGGGTATTGAGGATATATCTGCTATTGCAGTATGTCATGGCCCTGGCCTTATAGGCTCTCTCCTTATTGGTGTGTCCTTTGCCAAGGCAGTTGCCTATGCAAAAAGTCTTCGATTGGTTGCTGTAAATCATCTCGAGGGACATATCTTTACTGCAATGCTTTCAGAGCAAAGACCTGAATTTCCATTCCTATCTCTAATTGTTTCCGGAGGGCATACAGTTCTTTACAGGGTTGATGGATTTGGCATTTATAGAGAGCTTGGCAGGACAAGGGACGATGCAGCAGGAGAGGCATATGATAAGGTTGCAAAGCTTCTCGGCCTGGGCTATCCAGGCGGGCCTATTATTGACAGTCTTTCAGTTAAAGGAGATGGCAATGCAATACCATTTCCGAGGGCCTATCTGCCAGGGAGTCTCGATTTTAGTTTCAGCGGCCTGAAGACCGCTGTCCTGAACCATCTGAAAGAAAATCCAGGCTCACGTAAAGAAGACATAGCAGCGAGCTTTCAGGCAGCAGTTGTTGAAGTCCTAATTGAAAAGACTATTGATACTGCAAAGAGAGAATCAATGAAAAGAGTTGCCCTCTCAGGAGGTGTGTCTGCAAACAGTGCCCTGCGGGCTGCTATGAAACAAAGGGGCTCTGAGGAAGGAATAGAGGTTTATCTGCCATTGCCAGAGTTCTGTACAGACAATGCGGCTATGATAGCAGCCGCTGGATATTATCACTTTGTTAATGAGAAGTTTGCGACCTTTGACTTAAATCCCAGGGCCTATCTGCCTCTTTAG